In Marivivens aquimaris, one genomic interval encodes:
- a CDS encoding sugar transferase — translation MTDISNFDSAAKNSQALPAVRTSIYATFGKRVFDLFIVLISAPILVPVIAVLWFVVRRDGGSGFFSHKRVGKDGREFPCHKIRTMVVDAEAQLETYLAAHPEEREVWNREFKLKNDPRITPIGRVLRATSLDELPQFFNVLRGEMSFVGPRPVPRKELAMYGTQVGYYEAVRPGVTGLWQVSGRNDISYDERIELDRLYAQTHSFKNDVVILARTFKAVLGKTGY, via the coding sequence ATGACTGATATTTCGAATTTTGACAGTGCAGCGAAGAATAGTCAGGCACTGCCGGCGGTACGTACTTCCATCTATGCTACATTCGGCAAACGTGTGTTTGACCTTTTCATCGTGTTGATCAGTGCGCCGATCTTGGTGCCGGTCATCGCGGTGCTCTGGTTTGTCGTCCGCCGTGATGGCGGTTCGGGTTTCTTCAGTCATAAACGTGTCGGCAAGGATGGCCGCGAGTTCCCGTGCCACAAGATCCGCACCATGGTTGTCGATGCTGAAGCGCAACTCGAGACTTATCTGGCAGCTCACCCGGAAGAGCGTGAAGTCTGGAACCGTGAATTCAAACTGAAAAACGATCCTCGCATCACTCCAATCGGACGCGTGCTTCGTGCGACTAGCCTTGATGAACTGCCTCAGTTCTTCAATGTGCTACGCGGTGAAATGTCGTTCGTTGGCCCTCGTCCTGTGCCGCGTAAAGAGCTGGCGATGTACGGTACGCAGGTTGGCTATTATGAGGCTGTGCGCCCTGGCGTAACTGGTCTTTGGCAGGTTTCGGGTCGTAACGACATTTCCTACGACGAGCGCATCGAGCTTGATCGTCTGTATGCCCAAACTCATTCGTTCAAAAATGACGTCGTCATTCTGGCGCGTACTTTCAAAGCTGTACTTGGTAAGACCGGTTACTAA